One Gimesia aquarii DNA segment encodes these proteins:
- a CDS encoding HD domain-containing protein has protein sequence MNIGTPPKFKHFQDDSYRALLIALRMKVAGILANNLLHHFTDHSVNHSDNVASLVDQLQEGIKEPLSDQELIILYSSCYLHDIGMHYECAGKTKVISDLNLTTPWEEQTESERREYLRAYHNQISAEMVRNSMTSSEPPIGIQLTAEFNGSYIANLCHAHCIPTNTDKYKDLVEEGPSIRTPLLSAFLRIADILDESRRRASREKERTLLLDLESQTHWWRHYYTEDVTLDVNQRLITVWFDFPQDYKDEYSKVIPKLQMPWIRDELQHHETILLKNGCHWTATAKVRDKLHSDAMPEEVLTTMLKQLSRRRNVENEAQQLATLTLYKEAQPSIRRRIDSLQKRNSELETEEYLIELSNIATDLFELGRRRDAHSLLFNPYTKDLKQLTLDMRLKIGLRLLEWEIDDGDHFSIRRLLQILTPEFSDLPNSDKRKWLFTKSQIRALEASCEYLESKEAIEEALEWASASEKPWLKAELSQMELLQGDFSQDRELN, from the coding sequence ATGAATATTGGCACACCACCCAAATTTAAACATTTTCAAGATGATAGCTATCGCGCACTACTCATTGCATTACGAATGAAAGTAGCAGGGATATTAGCCAACAATCTCTTACACCATTTTACTGATCATAGCGTAAACCACTCAGACAACGTTGCCTCGCTAGTAGACCAGCTACAAGAAGGGATCAAGGAACCATTATCAGATCAAGAATTAATTATTCTATACAGCTCCTGTTACTTGCACGATATCGGCATGCATTACGAGTGTGCAGGAAAAACCAAAGTGATCTCAGACTTAAATTTAACAACACCATGGGAAGAACAAACTGAATCAGAACGGCGTGAATACTTACGAGCATATCATAATCAGATTTCTGCCGAAATGGTTAGAAATTCCATGACCTCAAGCGAACCTCCGATCGGAATTCAATTAACTGCAGAATTTAATGGTTCTTATATAGCCAACCTTTGTCACGCTCACTGTATACCGACTAATACTGATAAATATAAAGACTTGGTTGAAGAAGGACCTTCTATACGAACACCATTACTTAGCGCATTCCTTCGAATCGCTGATATCCTCGACGAATCACGGCGACGAGCAAGTAGAGAAAAGGAGCGAACGCTCTTACTAGACTTGGAATCCCAAACACATTGGTGGCGACATTATTACACTGAAGATGTTACACTTGATGTAAATCAACGATTAATCACAGTTTGGTTTGACTTCCCACAAGATTACAAAGATGAGTACTCGAAAGTCATTCCCAAGTTACAAATGCCATGGATTCGTGACGAGCTTCAACACCATGAAACCATTCTTCTGAAGAACGGTTGCCATTGGACTGCTACTGCTAAAGTCAGAGATAAACTACATAGTGACGCTATGCCGGAAGAAGTATTAACTACAATGTTGAAACAGCTTTCAAGGCGTCGAAATGTCGAGAATGAAGCACAACAGCTTGCAACTCTAACATTGTACAAGGAGGCACAACCCAGTATTCGCCGTAGAATAGATTCACTACAAAAACGAAATTCAGAGCTTGAAACCGAAGAATATCTCATTGAGTTAAGCAATATTGCGACAGACCTTTTTGAATTGGGTAGACGCAGAGATGCTCACTCGTTGCTTTTCAATCCCTACACAAAAGACCTTAAGCAATTGACATTAGATATGCGACTAAAGATTGGACTTCGGCTCCTTGAGTGGGAAATAGATGATGGCGACCACTTTAGCATACGTAGGTTACTCCAAATACTCACGCCGGAATTTTCAGACTTACCCAACTCTGATAAAAGAAAGTGGCTATTTACAAAATCGCAAATTAGAGCACTAGAAGCATCGTGCGAATACCTGGAGTCAAAAGAAGCAATTGAGGAAGCTCTTGAATGGGCATCTGCTTCTGAAAAACCTTGGCTTAAAGCAGAGCTCTCACAGATGGAACTGTTACAAGGTGACTTTAGTCAAGATAGGGAGCTAAACTAA
- a CDS encoding CvpA family protein, producing MWFDLLIAGILLYAIWKGASKGVVWQLAAIAALVLCFAFAESLSLQLAPMINVKPPLNRWIAMLVIYIVFSFISFTVARSLKSTLDALKFQEFDRHLGALLGLAKGIIFSLFLTFFVITISESARATVLTSHSGYAAAVILDELAPVMPAGFHDVLDSYLAELNHPDVPVRDRNPDEELFGDDRKHQGEQNPFPPGSNDLPNPFFRGSEGDGSKVRTTNQEPSLKEILKSIPVYLRGELEDKIIEAFNSTAPEDREEFARQLTSRIPGVLRGVAENWQNGQPDSSTTSGSPLFDANRNQEEKLNPERAVLLRDIAAIYSDYPEAQNSLIEEFEESLSGLPDQVVMAVLRDWRADVLLTGGDPDSKTDVTTPLDVRVLRQLELQRVSLDSLSSTLQSRLKNIQRR from the coding sequence ATGTGGTTTGATTTACTGATTGCGGGAATTTTGCTTTACGCCATCTGGAAGGGGGCTTCCAAAGGAGTGGTCTGGCAATTGGCAGCGATTGCTGCTTTAGTCCTTTGCTTTGCTTTTGCAGAATCGCTATCTTTGCAATTGGCTCCCATGATTAATGTGAAGCCTCCGTTGAATCGCTGGATCGCGATGTTAGTGATCTATATTGTATTCTCATTTATTTCGTTTACAGTGGCGCGAAGTTTAAAATCAACTCTTGATGCATTAAAGTTCCAGGAGTTTGATCGTCATCTGGGAGCGCTTTTGGGTCTAGCAAAAGGCATCATCTTCTCATTGTTTCTGACTTTTTTCGTAATCACGATTTCCGAATCAGCCCGTGCCACTGTTTTGACTTCTCACAGTGGTTATGCAGCTGCGGTTATCTTAGACGAGCTGGCTCCTGTCATGCCGGCAGGGTTTCATGATGTTCTTGATTCGTATCTGGCCGAATTGAATCATCCCGACGTTCCCGTTCGTGACCGTAATCCCGATGAAGAACTGTTTGGCGACGACCGTAAGCATCAGGGCGAACAAAACCCGTTTCCACCTGGTTCAAACGATCTTCCCAATCCGTTCTTTCGCGGATCAGAAGGAGATGGCTCTAAAGTTCGAACTACGAATCAGGAACCCTCATTAAAAGAGATTCTCAAGAGCATTCCCGTCTATTTACGCGGAGAGCTGGAAGATAAGATCATTGAAGCCTTCAATTCAACTGCTCCTGAGGACCGTGAGGAGTTTGCCAGGCAGCTCACGTCCCGGATCCCCGGTGTGTTGAGAGGGGTTGCTGAAAACTGGCAAAATGGCCAACCAGATAGCTCAACCACATCAGGTAGCCCTTTGTTTGACGCAAATAGAAATCAAGAAGAGAAATTGAATCCTGAGCGGGCAGTGTTATTGCGGGATATTGCTGCGATCTATTCTGACTATCCTGAGGCACAGAATTCACTCATCGAGGAGTTTGAAGAAAGCCTCTCAGGCTTGCCAGATCAGGTCGTAATGGCAGTCTTAAGAGACTGGCGAGCAGATGTGCTATTGACTGGGGGAGACCCCGATTCCAAGACAGATGTAACCACACCGTTGGACGTGAGAGTTTTGCGTCAATTAGAGCTGCAACGGGTCTCACTGGATTCACTTAGTTCAACACTGCAGAGCCGGTTAAAAAACATTCAAAGACGTTAG
- the dtd gene encoding D-aminoacyl-tRNA deacylase: protein MRAVVQRVSRASVTVNNEITGQIEQGFLVLLGVEQDDTQDDVIYLAQKTVGLRVFEDEAGKMNLALSDVNAKMLVVSQFTLLGDCRKGRRPSFVNAARPEQADELYQSFVAEVKGHGIEVATGRFQEHMDVELVNDGPITLLLDSKKQF from the coding sequence TTGAGAGCCGTTGTTCAGAGGGTTTCCCGCGCGAGTGTGACCGTGAATAATGAGATCACGGGACAAATCGAACAGGGCTTTTTGGTTTTACTCGGAGTCGAACAGGATGATACACAGGATGATGTGATCTATCTGGCACAGAAAACTGTGGGACTCCGTGTCTTTGAAGATGAAGCCGGGAAAATGAATCTGGCATTATCTGATGTTAACGCGAAGATGCTGGTCGTGAGCCAGTTTACTTTACTGGGCGATTGTCGCAAAGGACGTCGCCCCAGTTTTGTGAATGCCGCCCGTCCCGAACAGGCAGATGAGCTCTATCAAAGTTTTGTGGCAGAAGTGAAAGGGCATGGAATTGAAGTCGCCACAGGACGTTTTCAAGAACACATGGATGTGGAGCTGGTCAATGATGGGCCGATCACGCTGCTGCTAGATAGCAAGAAACAGTTTTGA
- the thiO gene encoding glycine oxidase ThiO, translating into MMDVNIVGGGVIGLSVAYELANQGLSVAIFDRQQLGKEASWAGAGMLPPADLKSAMTPGIRLRAASKLLWSEWSSRLKEESGIDNGFINCGGLQISLGDESAEWDGFISEWRDSGALIEEFDQMMLQERASFLSEQVKKAFYLPEMSQVRNPRHLKALLLACANQGVQLNSGMPIVGFEMSDSKITGVRTSSEIHHAEKTVIAGGAWSSEVLSKLGINCELVPVQGQIVLLSVNCLPFRNVIECGSQYLVPRSDGKILIGSTESNVGFNKDNTAEGVGGLIQFAQSVVPSLKEATFERAWAGLRPKSIDGLPYLGFVEGYDNLLMAAGHYRDGLQLSPITARLVRQLICQQKLDLPLEPFSCSRGMKG; encoded by the coding sequence ATGATGGATGTGAATATTGTTGGCGGTGGGGTCATTGGCCTATCTGTCGCTTATGAATTAGCAAATCAAGGTCTGTCTGTTGCCATCTTTGACCGCCAGCAACTGGGAAAAGAAGCATCCTGGGCAGGGGCGGGCATGTTGCCTCCTGCGGATCTCAAGTCGGCAATGACTCCCGGTATTCGACTGCGTGCCGCCAGTAAGCTGTTATGGTCCGAATGGTCGAGCCGGTTGAAAGAGGAATCGGGCATCGACAACGGTTTCATCAATTGCGGTGGTTTGCAGATTTCACTTGGTGATGAGAGTGCCGAGTGGGATGGCTTCATTTCAGAATGGCGCGACTCAGGTGCGTTGATTGAAGAATTCGATCAAATGATGTTACAAGAGCGCGCATCGTTTTTAAGCGAGCAGGTGAAGAAAGCATTTTATCTTCCTGAGATGAGCCAGGTTCGGAATCCCCGGCACTTAAAGGCGCTGCTCCTGGCTTGTGCAAATCAAGGAGTTCAACTTAATTCCGGAATGCCGATCGTTGGTTTTGAAATGAGTGATTCCAAAATCACAGGCGTCCGAACTTCATCAGAAATTCATCATGCAGAGAAAACTGTGATTGCAGGAGGCGCCTGGTCTTCTGAAGTTCTTAGTAAACTTGGAATCAATTGCGAACTGGTTCCTGTCCAGGGACAAATCGTTTTGCTGTCGGTGAATTGCCTGCCGTTTCGTAATGTGATCGAATGTGGTAGTCAATATCTTGTACCTCGTAGTGATGGTAAAATTCTGATCGGCTCGACGGAAAGCAATGTCGGTTTTAATAAAGACAATACCGCTGAAGGCGTTGGCGGCTTGATTCAGTTTGCACAGTCTGTTGTCCCATCTTTGAAAGAGGCAACCTTCGAACGTGCCTGGGCTGGTTTACGACCCAAGTCGATTGATGGTCTACCGTATCTGGGATTTGTGGAAGGCTACGATAATCTGTTAATGGCTGCCGGGCATTATCGCGATGGGTTACAACTTTCACCGATTACCGCCAGGCTGGTCAGACAATTGATCTGTCAACAGAAACTTGATCTTCCGCTCGAACCCTTTTCCTGTTCACGTGGGATGAAAGGCTGA
- a CDS encoding c-type cytochrome domain-containing protein has product MSFKSVNVLRILFVLLLCLGVIAGSVEAAKLTSAQRRELASIKKNLGKVSSLIRQKKYEEAQEATDAEEKKLEQLAADAMLAETDPILVSTKKLIALRRKLLEKGMGGGKKVAGNQGISFETQIAPILNERCVNCHGAQRASSNLKLDTFAGMKQGGRNGVLLTPGNPNNSLIIRKLTATGNQRMPRNGAPLALNQIQLIGRWIAEGARFDGQKETDPIGASTKKKKEPVKVVMATGDEKVSFMEDVAPWMLDFCLRCHSGNNPASEFSVVTFEDILRGGESGSVIVPGKPDESRLWHLVGLQDPIKMPQGQALLKRKNAQDLKTWIAEGARFDGKDAKAALRAMVPTEDEKRRAELATLSPEKFADLRRENAESLWKRALTKEKAEILETDEFIFYGNVSADRLKQISAWAETQADALRKMFNDKQKPLWKGKLAVFVYKDRFGYSEFNQTIEDRRIDRTVTWHSKVTPIYLDAYLVLQDVGDEASADAPDLQTNVIAGLTNAAIQRGAGDVPMWVSSGLGLLLASNGSSSQTYFESLRQQALEAAPKVTRPEQLFAEGTFSPAETSAVGFTLVEFLIKSGGLPKMALLLRELKSGTAIPAALTKVYGSNLRTLAATYARTLRPGRVKK; this is encoded by the coding sequence ATGTCATTTAAGTCTGTCAATGTATTACGAATTCTCTTTGTCTTGCTATTGTGTTTGGGAGTAATAGCGGGGAGTGTAGAGGCCGCGAAGCTCACATCTGCGCAGAGAAGAGAATTGGCATCAATTAAAAAGAACCTGGGTAAGGTTTCTTCGTTGATTCGACAGAAAAAGTATGAAGAAGCCCAAGAAGCGACAGATGCGGAAGAAAAGAAATTGGAGCAGCTTGCCGCAGATGCCATGCTCGCCGAAACAGACCCGATTCTTGTGAGCACTAAAAAACTGATCGCATTGCGCCGCAAACTTCTGGAGAAGGGGATGGGAGGCGGAAAAAAAGTGGCAGGAAATCAGGGAATCAGCTTCGAGACTCAGATTGCTCCTATCTTGAATGAAAGGTGTGTGAACTGTCATGGTGCACAGCGTGCTAGTTCCAATCTGAAACTGGATACGTTTGCCGGCATGAAGCAGGGAGGACGCAATGGTGTCTTGCTGACTCCAGGTAATCCCAATAACAGTTTAATCATCCGCAAATTGACTGCTACCGGGAATCAACGTATGCCCCGAAACGGAGCACCCTTGGCACTGAATCAGATTCAATTGATTGGACGCTGGATTGCAGAAGGCGCACGCTTCGACGGACAAAAAGAGACCGATCCTATCGGAGCGTCTACGAAGAAAAAGAAAGAACCAGTCAAGGTTGTTATGGCGACTGGTGACGAAAAAGTTTCTTTTATGGAAGATGTCGCACCCTGGATGTTGGATTTTTGTTTGCGTTGTCATAGTGGTAATAATCCTGCGAGCGAATTTTCGGTTGTGACATTTGAAGATATCCTACGTGGAGGTGAAAGTGGTTCTGTCATCGTTCCTGGTAAGCCAGATGAGAGTCGCCTCTGGCATCTGGTTGGTTTACAGGATCCAATTAAAATGCCACAAGGGCAGGCATTGCTCAAAAGAAAAAATGCGCAAGATCTCAAAACCTGGATTGCTGAAGGGGCCAGGTTTGACGGAAAAGATGCGAAGGCCGCACTGCGAGCGATGGTGCCGACAGAAGATGAAAAACGCAGGGCAGAATTAGCGACACTTTCGCCTGAAAAATTTGCCGATCTACGACGCGAAAATGCTGAATCACTTTGGAAGCGTGCTCTTACAAAAGAGAAAGCAGAAATATTAGAGACCGATGAGTTCATTTTTTACGGAAACGTCAGTGCGGATCGACTAAAGCAGATTAGTGCCTGGGCTGAAACACAGGCCGATGCCTTAAGAAAGATGTTCAACGATAAGCAGAAGCCACTCTGGAAAGGAAAGCTGGCAGTCTTTGTGTATAAAGATCGTTTTGGCTATTCGGAATTTAACCAGACTATTGAAGACCGTCGTATTGATAGAACAGTGACCTGGCACTCTAAAGTAACCCCCATTTATCTGGATGCCTATTTGGTACTGCAGGACGTAGGCGATGAAGCTTCTGCGGATGCTCCTGATTTACAAACCAATGTTATTGCGGGACTCACTAATGCGGCGATTCAACGAGGGGCAGGGGACGTACCAATGTGGGTATCAAGCGGATTAGGATTGCTGCTTGCCTCCAATGGTTCATCAAGTCAAACCTATTTTGAATCGTTAAGGCAGCAGGCGCTCGAAGCGGCTCCCAAAGTCACTCGTCCTGAGCAACTGTTTGCTGAGGGAACGTTTTCTCCTGCAGAAACATCGGCCGTTGGCTTTACTTTAGTTGAGTTTTTGATCAAAAGTGGGGGATTGCCCAAAATGGCGTTGCTTTTGCGTGAGCTCAAAAGTGGCACAGCTATTCCGGCTGCACTCACGAAAGTCTACGGATCCAATTTACGAACGCTGGCTGCAACATATGCGCGCACGCTACGTCCTGGTCGTGTGAAAAAGTAA
- the larE gene encoding ATP-dependent sacrificial sulfur transferase LarE — translation MSLTAELSQKSKHLQQILSTMDRIVVAFSAGVDSTVVAQGAFLARGNHALAVTAVSPSLALGEKEEAIRLAELIGIEHRLISTSEFSQTDYRANAPNRCFFCKTELYQLLTRSVACNEWETATLVNGANLDDQGDHRPGMQAATDFQVRSPLIEAGFTKVDVRNLARHWELPIWNKPAHPCLSSRIVYGVEVTEERVQRIDQGEQYLRQQFQIDELRVRLEPNELARIEVPLHQIQKLTTPTAVEEITQEFLALGFRNVTLDLQGFRSGSLNSFLSINDLQIAAQKK, via the coding sequence ATGTCTCTGACAGCAGAATTATCACAAAAATCTAAGCACCTCCAGCAAATTTTGTCGACAATGGATCGCATTGTTGTCGCCTTTTCTGCAGGCGTTGACAGTACAGTGGTCGCTCAGGGGGCATTTTTAGCACGTGGCAATCACGCATTAGCAGTCACTGCAGTCAGCCCGAGTCTGGCTCTGGGAGAAAAAGAAGAAGCGATCAGACTGGCAGAACTGATTGGCATCGAGCACCGTCTCATTTCTACTTCGGAGTTTTCGCAAACTGACTACCGAGCCAATGCCCCCAACCGTTGCTTTTTCTGCAAAACAGAACTGTATCAACTACTCACCCGTTCTGTAGCATGTAATGAATGGGAAACGGCAACGCTTGTTAACGGGGCCAATCTTGATGATCAAGGGGACCACCGTCCGGGAATGCAAGCCGCTACGGACTTTCAAGTTCGCAGTCCTCTGATTGAAGCAGGTTTTACAAAGGTGGATGTCAGAAACTTAGCTCGTCACTGGGAACTCCCCATCTGGAATAAACCAGCACACCCCTGCCTTTCCAGCCGCATTGTTTATGGCGTGGAAGTGACAGAGGAACGCGTACAAAGAATCGACCAGGGAGAACAATATCTTCGCCAGCAATTTCAGATTGACGAACTGCGTGTTCGTCTGGAGCCGAATGAATTGGCGCGCATTGAAGTTCCACTTCACCAAATACAAAAATTGACCACGCCCACAGCAGTCGAAGAGATTACACAGGAGTTTTTAGCATTAGGTTTTCGCAATGTAACACTTGACTTGCAGGGATTTCGATCCGGTAGTCTCAATAGTTTTCTCTCCATTAATGACCTCCAGATAGCCGCTCAAAAAAAATGA
- a CDS encoding threonine aldolase family protein: MDPHSDSYIDLRSDTKTKPTPEMLEAMMTAELGDDMNGEDPTVNRLESMVCEMLGMEAAVFACSGTQSNQMGLRSHCLPGDELLIHELGHIAIFEGGAPAVLSGISCRTLTGDKGMLTVDTLQGKIRADDQHLCRTRLLCVENTTNAGGGYYYPLGQLNKICDWAHENGLKTHMDGARVFNATIAAGYSIKEVCAPLDTISICFSKGLGCPMGSILAGPKEEIAKARRSRKIFGGALRQAGIVAAACVYALENNIERLQKDHDNARFLAEQLATIEGISISPEETETNLVFFDIHPELGNAMQLSKALHEIGVGIGAMGHTRLRACTHLDISREKIAQVPAAIKEALNSGLNQYQGVATGPYARG, translated from the coding sequence GTGGATCCACATAGCGATTCTTACATTGATCTTCGCAGTGATACCAAAACAAAACCGACACCCGAAATGCTGGAAGCAATGATGACCGCCGAGTTAGGCGATGACATGAACGGTGAAGATCCGACCGTGAATCGTCTGGAATCGATGGTCTGTGAAATGCTGGGAATGGAAGCAGCTGTCTTTGCCTGTTCGGGTACACAATCCAATCAAATGGGACTCAGGTCACATTGTCTTCCAGGCGATGAATTGCTGATTCATGAACTGGGACACATCGCCATCTTTGAAGGAGGTGCACCTGCAGTTCTAAGTGGTATTAGTTGCCGCACGTTGACTGGCGATAAGGGAATGTTGACTGTAGATACTTTGCAGGGGAAAATTCGTGCCGATGACCAGCACTTGTGTCGAACCCGGCTCCTCTGTGTGGAAAATACGACTAATGCCGGTGGTGGATACTATTACCCTCTGGGTCAACTCAATAAAATCTGCGATTGGGCACACGAAAATGGTTTAAAGACACATATGGATGGTGCTCGGGTCTTTAATGCCACAATCGCAGCGGGATACTCCATCAAAGAAGTCTGTGCTCCTCTCGATACCATTTCCATTTGTTTTTCGAAGGGTCTCGGCTGTCCGATGGGTTCTATTCTGGCTGGGCCGAAAGAAGAGATTGCCAAAGCACGACGATCCCGTAAAATTTTCGGCGGTGCTTTGAGACAAGCCGGAATCGTTGCTGCCGCTTGTGTCTACGCATTAGAAAACAACATTGAACGACTGCAAAAAGATCATGACAATGCCCGTTTCCTGGCAGAGCAACTGGCAACCATTGAAGGAATCTCCATTTCTCCTGAAGAGACCGAAACAAACCTGGTGTTTTTCGATATTCATCCGGAACTTGGCAACGCCATGCAACTTTCAAAAGCCTTGCACGAAATCGGGGTAGGCATTGGTGCAATGGGACATACCCGTCTTAGAGCCTGTACTCATTTAGATATCAGTCGAGAGAAAATTGCTCAGGTTCCCGCTGCCATCAAAGAAGCACTCAATTCCGGTCTCAATCAATATCAAGGAGTGGCAACAGGTCCTTACGCCCGCGGATAA
- a CDS encoding flagellar biosynthesis anti-sigma factor FlgM, whose translation MNSMKEMAMTADYQLNRSPVLRYHESHEVNNDRENSLPADTGFRDRGNAAMDVTGTSSISGSLPINKQVEQNNTNNKEAPTSKPISSPKDELEISSAGRMLDEMTNDSEMRAERLAQIKAAIDDGTYETDEKLDAALNRLLNQIDESA comes from the coding sequence GTGAATTCAATGAAAGAAATGGCCATGACTGCAGACTACCAGTTGAATCGATCCCCCGTATTACGATATCATGAATCTCATGAAGTAAATAATGATCGGGAGAATTCTCTCCCGGCTGACACAGGATTCCGTGACAGGGGGAATGCCGCCATGGACGTTACCGGCACCAGTTCTATTTCCGGTTCTCTGCCAATCAATAAACAGGTTGAGCAGAATAACACCAACAATAAAGAAGCGCCCACCTCGAAACCGATCTCTTCACCAAAGGATGAATTAGAGATATCTTCAGCGGGGCGTATGCTGGATGAAATGACGAACGACTCTGAAATGCGCGCAGAACGGTTGGCACAAATCAAGGCAGCTATTGATGATGGCACTTATGAGACCGATGAAAAGCTCGATGCGGCTTTGAATCGTCTTTTAAACCAAATCGACGAATCTGCGTAA
- a CDS encoding Fur family transcriptional regulator, which yields MSPIENFREFLAGKGMRLTQERELIVTEVFSSCAYFDADQLVERMAAQKTGRRVSRSTVYRTLGWLIDAGLLRKMTDMINRDRDVYSTISSNPRFRL from the coding sequence ATGTCTCCTATCGAGAACTTTAGAGAGTTTCTAGCCGGAAAAGGCATGCGGTTGACTCAGGAACGTGAGTTGATCGTGACTGAGGTCTTTTCATCTTGTGCATATTTTGATGCGGACCAGTTGGTAGAACGGATGGCAGCTCAAAAAACGGGGCGACGCGTTAGCCGTTCGACAGTCTATCGTACATTAGGCTGGCTGATAGACGCCGGCCTGTTACGAAAGATGACAGATATGATTAACCGTGATCGTGATGTTTATAGTACGATTTCGAGTAACCCACGTTTTCGACTATAA
- a CDS encoding Fur family transcriptional regulator — translation MLNLESLEIAVSPTEKFREYLATKGMRLTQERELIVTEVFSSHEHFDADQLVERMAAQKTGRRVSRSTVYRTLGWLEESGLLRKVARTNDRDVYEHDYGYPQHDHFICKSCGELFEFQNSDIAEILEKLAEKINFRMNEHRLEVYGICEDCSRPTQRRHKKLDLI, via the coding sequence GTGCTTAATTTAGAAAGCCTGGAAATCGCTGTTTCTCCTACCGAGAAATTCAGAGAATATCTGGCTACAAAGGGTATGAGACTGACGCAGGAGCGTGAATTGATCGTGACTGAAGTCTTCTCATCCCACGAACATTTTGATGCAGACCAGTTAGTCGAACGGATGGCGGCTCAAAAAACGGGTCGACGCGTCAGCCGTTCAACAGTTTATCGCACATTAGGCTGGTTGGAAGAATCGGGTTTATTGCGAAAAGTTGCAAGGACCAATGATCGCGATGTCTATGAGCACGATTATGGCTACCCGCAACACGATCACTTTATCTGCAAAAGCTGTGGGGAATTGTTCGAATTTCAGAATTCAGACATCGCGGAAATTCTGGAGAAACTTGCAGAAAAAATTAATTTCCGTATGAACGAACACCGACTCGAAGTGTATGGAATTTGTGAAGACTGCTCACGTCCAACTCAACGCCGCCATAAAAAGCTGGATCTGATCTAA
- a CDS encoding prepilin peptidase, whose product MAQFISEQLVSIPQDQLPLIMAGILFLLGTVVGFGVNIWVRRMSLSPEAQPFSRCQKCGILISRWKLVPIVRWIPFRNRCRKCSTYIPRSEILLELATGGLFAFYYFMAVQQRCLEVPSVAPSAAMLEWRMLNHYVLLTLLVAATSIDFREYLIPDQITVTGMVVGVLGATIAGHLQIIHFWVDWNQAIPGLSGPYIPEWIKDHSHWHGFVWSLTGLIVGGGLTWALRFISSVLLGQEALGFGDVTLMAMIGSFVGWQPILLILPLAPLCGLLIGFLSRMVTGKTYLPYGPYLCAATLIVLMGWKWIWLAEWPATVPGAPPELSIRKLFGDATGLIMIVGIAVGALIVMLLLLRIYRAIPVKRH is encoded by the coding sequence ATGGCTCAATTTATCTCGGAACAATTGGTTAGTATACCTCAGGATCAATTACCGTTGATCATGGCGGGGATCTTATTTTTATTGGGAACCGTGGTAGGGTTTGGCGTGAATATCTGGGTTCGCAGAATGTCTCTGAGCCCAGAAGCTCAGCCATTCTCCCGTTGTCAAAAGTGTGGAATTCTCATTTCCCGTTGGAAACTGGTCCCCATTGTTCGCTGGATTCCTTTTCGGAACCGTTGCCGAAAATGTTCCACTTACATCCCTCGTTCGGAAATACTACTGGAACTGGCAACGGGAGGACTATTTGCGTTTTATTATTTCATGGCTGTGCAGCAACGTTGTCTGGAAGTACCCTCCGTAGCTCCTTCTGCAGCGATGCTAGAGTGGAGAATGCTCAATCATTATGTACTGTTGACCTTGCTTGTCGCCGCAACCAGTATCGATTTTCGAGAATATTTAATTCCCGATCAAATTACAGTGACCGGAATGGTTGTTGGTGTCTTGGGAGCGACTATCGCGGGGCACCTTCAGATCATTCATTTTTGGGTTGACTGGAACCAGGCGATTCCCGGTTTATCTGGTCCCTACATTCCTGAGTGGATCAAAGATCACTCACATTGGCATGGTTTCGTCTGGAGCTTGACGGGGCTCATTGTAGGAGGGGGGCTTACATGGGCTTTGCGATTTATCTCTTCTGTTTTACTGGGCCAGGAAGCTTTAGGGTTTGGAGATGTAACACTAATGGCCATGATCGGCAGTTTTGTCGGGTGGCAGCCAATCCTGTTGATCTTACCGTTGGCACCCTTGTGTGGATTACTAATTGGGTTTCTGAGCCGCATGGTAACAGGGAAAACTTATCTCCCTTATGGTCCCTATTTATGTGCGGCAACTCTGATCGTACTAATGGGTTGGAAATGGATTTGGCTGGCCGAATGGCCGGCGACAGTACCCGGTGCGCCACCGGAGCTTTCCATCCGTAAGCTATTTGGCGATGCAACGGGCCTGATTATGATAGTTGGTATCGCAGTGGGAGCGTTGATTGTGATGTTGCTCTTATTAAGGATTTACCGTGCGATTCCTGTCAAGCGTCATTGA